DNA from Eucalyptus grandis isolate ANBG69807.140 chromosome 5, ASM1654582v1, whole genome shotgun sequence:
CATCTTTCCCTTTAGGACAATTAAtactatattaaaaaattgaattaaaatctAAACGATTTCATTCCAGGTATGTGAAATATGGTCCCTCTCATTAGTAACATGAACTTCTTTGATTAGGCGGAACATTTAGACTTGGCGATTTTGCAAAATCCCAATTTAGTCACCTGCCACATAAAAGTCATTCCAAGCATATCACTGGCGTATTTATAGTATCCAAATTATTCTCTGTCCATTTTGTCCATTCTAGTATCTTAACAATCCTACTCGCTTATTCACCAGAAAGCTCTTCACAAGCATAGAATTCCTATTTTTGACATCATCTACATATGAATTTGTGTATTTAGAGGATATTTTGTTTGCACACTCAAATACAcatattaattacataaaatatcttgtcatcttcaaaatatatagAGAGGTTTACCAATAGACAGTTGTATGTAGGTATATAAAGAAGGTTACCGACCGTTAAAAGTATAGGTTCAACGCTTAAGATGACAATAGCGTCCCTAATTTCGGTtattaacttgaaaaaaatgagacaaaatGATACTTTAACTTAATAATGTATGTACACTGTCACATTAAATAATGCCTTTTTGCCCCCAGTATCTCACCAAATAAAATACCATGGCCGTAATATGTTTAATTCTTTATGCACATGGTATTTTCTCAACCCATAAAAGAATATTAGCATAACAGGTACACAATACTATGACAATTCTAAAATTAGAAAGCAAAGATGACACAAGACTTTAGACTAGAATAATAATTCATTAACTTCTGtaaatatacatataatatatatttatttttgctaaTATTTCTTCATCGTTTGCTCCAACAGTCGGGTCCTCTTCCTAGTTATTACATTATTTTCGATGTGAGTCCTATCAATGATTTGCATATGCAAGATCCTCCTATGAAAATTCCATCTTGTATcgagtccaaaatattttctaaatgggTCAAGCCACTTTTCTGTTCATAATTTCTCTTGGATCTATTGTTCATTGCGTGCCGACAGATAATCGTACAACTCCCGTGACGGTCCTTTCTCCTTATGTACTGTTCATGTGTCAGAAGGAGGTCGCTTCGTTCGACTAATTTTAGGTGGGCGTGAAtgattaaacttttcaatttgtgcaCCCGAGTCGTTTAGTCGGTAATACATTTTAATTATGGTGATATAGCTAAGGGTGTAAATGATTCAGttcgatttgatttttcaaaagaaaaaatcaaaccgaaTCGAAATTCAATTTGAACTGAAATCTCATTTTAGTTCAGTtcgatttttacttttctttcttttttttttcctacatgCATTTGtctcaataaatttttttattttttttaaaaatcaaattttaaattatttttatcatttttctttatttttccttttatttctttttcttcttcattgtccAATCACTAGCCATGGTGGCAGTCATCGACCGGTCGAGCAAAGCTAAATCCTCGCCACATGCCGATGATACTCCGTGAGGCTCGACCTCTCATTttcggcgaggtcaagcctcgctaaCCTTAGCCTACTAAGGAGGTTAAGCTCGCTTGGTGCCAACGAACTCAAGTCTCGCTAGATTTGCTGAGctaggcaaggcttgagcctcgccaaagGTCACCAGATGTCGACGCGAGGTCACTAGAGCCTCATTGACATCTAGCAACCTCCAGTGAGGCTTGagccccacccccacccccaagTGGGcggatctagtgaggctcgTGCTCGTCGGCGTCGAACGAGCTCGGCCTTTTCCAAGCCGATCATTGGGCGCCACCGTAGCCTCGGCGAcggcaatgaagaagaaaaatacgtaaattgaaaataaaagaataaaagaataaataaaatgaaattttttaaaagattttattaatttgatttggtTAATTGAACCGGATAAAaaagtttcgatttttaatgaaagaaaaaactgAATAAGAATCAGattgaaaaattcgaaattttcaaTCCGGTTTGATTGTCGACACTCCTAAATATAGTCATTGATGTGATCTGAGAGAGATCGAAAGCTGTTGCCATTACTCTTGGCAGTTGCTGCTCTCTCTGTTGAATTGATGTGACCTGGAGAGAGATCGGAAGCCGTTGCCATTCCTCTTTGCAGTTGCTGCTCTCTATGTTGACAATGACAACcgctctccccctctctccctccctcccctccctctctccctcaatgTTAAGGGGACAACCTTGGTATCAACATCCACCGCCTTCACATGTTGGAACCCTTCCACTAATTTGCTGCAATCATTTAGATAACGAGTCTCAGCTGGGTAAATTATGATCAGCAGACCCTTTCAGATAGCCATCCTGATCCTAATGGGTATCTGCTTGGACCCATGCCCTCAGCCATGGCAAAATTACTGGAGCATTTCAGGCAGTTATAGCAGCAAGGTAGTTTTGGGAAGAATTGCTTCAGATTGAAAAGAAATGTAATCAGATTTTGAGGGGTAATGACAGTCTTTTTAAGAGATTATTTGCCCCCACAAAAAATATCGATTAAGAATACCAAAATAACAATTCTAATACATTTTTTAGGAACTCTCGTATAAAACAATTGGAAAGGTTGTATTAAATATTATGACATGACTAATAAAGATTAGCAAAAACCGCacgaaacaaaaataataacaaatgaGAATTAGTGCTAATTATCATTTGCGAGCATGCCAAGTACTCGTGCACTCACATGCGGGTATTATGGGATTTAGCTCACAAACATCTATATTTATATAGTGGTTCATATACTTCCAACTTTCTTATGTGGAATAAGAAAACCACTATTTTATCTATTTCACAGGCAACCAATGAACATACTCCGAATCCATTCCAGGGTGAATTAGTTGGTTGAAAGTCCTCCCTTATCGCAGTTTCGCAGCTGGAACCCGCACCTGATTGAAGGAAGGCCCTAGCGGAGTTCTTGGCTTCCTCTAAGATAAAAGGGGCCCAGCCCTTAGGAGCTCACAAATATCGAAACCCAAGGCACAGGGGGTCCGTGGTGAAGTCcttggttaccaaaaaaaaaaaatgaacaggcCGATCTCCAGAAAGGTGAAGAAGTTATCTCAGGTGGAAAACCGCATTGCCAAACACCATGCTTGGTCTTAGGAAGAGGTCTGCACCTGCCAGCAGCGTTCAAAGCAATCTCATTATGCACCATGATTCGCCTTCATCAAGAGGACCTACCAAGCAACAGAATAAGCATGGAACAGCAAGCCTTGAGCAGCCTCATGGGAGGACTAAACATAGAATAATTCCCCTCTGAAAAGCATTTCTCGAGAGGTTTTCGGAGCCTTGCCATGAACAAAAGCAGAGCAGCAGCTTCTTCCACTCCACGTGTAGAGAGCATGTTGAAAAAATACGTtcacttattattattattattattatgattgcTGTCATCTTTCTTGGTCAAAAATCAAGCGCACTAGCGCCAAAACTCCGCGACACATAAGCGCATACGTCACACTCCCCTAGAGGGTAAAGTACTCTTAAGAATCCTCATGTCGGACGAACATCTTTATGTTCTATCTCCATCctcttttttattcaattagTCGTGATTATTATCGTACAGATGTTAACCACGGCTAACACCTTTCGGTGAGCGTTCCACCATCACTATGTCCATTCAATTATtaactaataaaaatttaattttttttggtaaagaataaaaataaattattgaccCAATATAGAGAAATATAATTTACACTCTTGAAAGgataaatatcacaaaaatctcaaattatatcAATTGTGAAATAAATACCTCTAATTTTACccgaaatttttttgatgtcacaaaaaatccaTACATATCTTATGTTTCAATTACATTCAAAGTATATTTGCCacactaatatatatcttttagattttttataacacaaaaaaaaaagtttgggatactTGCTTTACAATGGGAAGGTTTAAGATTTGTAACATCATAGTGagcataatttaaatttttttgcgaTATTAATCTttcttgaaaagtaaaaaaaaaaaaaaaatctgttcatTTTTATCTAATGGTATAGATCAtcatgatggtgatggtgatggtgatgaataatgcaaaatcaatatttagaaattttataattaCGTGAACCATAGAAAACCGATTTCCTTtttatgaacttttttcttttttcttttttctttttatcgcTTTGACAAGGAGAGGAACATAATAATGTAAATAGGATGGCTCTGTCTGCTTCAATCCCACCTAAACATCACAATCAAAACAGGATATACACAACAAAATCATACCCCTCAATAATTTATATTGGCCGACGTGACGAAGCAAGGCAGATTAGTCAATGCCTCTTTGTTTTTATCTTGATCTCCATCTGATGAGATTTTGTCGATTACTTTAAGGTTGTGGCTTGAGATCGAGTACAGATGATCAATTCACGTTCGATAAATATATGGCGACTCCATTGTCAATCGCTAGTTGGCTTTTTCAATGATGTGTcataagttaaaaaataaataaattgacctCCCTCAGTTTTGACCTTAAGAAGTTGGTAATTCTCTATTGCGGTAATTATGCCATACTTGCAATCCTTAAAGCACTTCACTAATTTCCATCCGGTTTTGCTTCCATCTGCACATGCTTATTATCTTACTTAAGGTCATTGGTTTTAAGGTGGATTGATTCCTTGCTTAGAACCGAAAACTAATCATGTGAtgctcaatttcaaaatatcaaaatcagAAAACAAACTAAGCCAATTTTACTCGAAAACGGTTCTATCttatattttgggaaaaaaattcttataataaaacataaaaaattgcACCATTTCCACAAAGTATTTCTTGGCCAAGTGATTATGTCATTATTTATTACCCTTGTTTATTTCTTGATTAATGGaaaggttttttatttttattttttctataagaagattcaaaattGGTTTAACATGAAAATGGGACAAGTTGAAGCGATTCCTAGGTAGAACCATGCAATTCCAACCTTGAAAGCAAGAATCAAAATTGGTCCAAGGTTGAATCTAGGTTCGTGAAGTGGGGAACCGAACAAGCTTCCCCTAAAACCGACCTTGAACCAATCGGTCCATGCCGGTTTGGAGATTTAACACTCACCTCTATTTAAATCCTTGAAGTGTGCCTTCTAGTAAACTAAAAAGAACATTATCATGAGAACATGCGTAAAGGTGATAATTTTAGATTCACATCTTGAGTGAGAAAAAACAAATACCGTAAGCAATCGAGtgtaaaataaaatttgtaaatgAGCGGTTTTTTGGCAATTTCCTACACAATCTTTTCTTAAGTATGCCTAATTAGCAATTCACAAAGctacacaaattttttttatctaaatatATTTAAAGTACGGCACTCTCTAAAAAATTTCCTTTGTTATTAATTACTATGCCGTTGAGGTGTACACCAAAGCCTCCCTAAGTACGCTCACCCAAAATCGTCTACAAATTGATTGCTCTCCTTGAAAAGAAACCCCAGAAAAGGTAGAAGAAATCTACGCCCGGTTTGTTCCATAAATAAAACAGAATCCCAAGattatcaaatttttaaaaaagggggaaaacgtccaaagaagaaataaataaataaataaattaattaatttaaaaaaaaaaaaaaaaacgagcgGACGCGCACTCAGTCGATTCTCcaccatcttctctctcctccccacATCGTCTCTCCGCAGCTTCGCCGTTGTTTCTCCGTCCGTGGGCGTGAAGAAACATCTGCGGATGTGAAAGGTCCCCTTTGCCCTGTTCAAgaatttcgatttcttggaGCTGATGATggtttttctctttgcttttgcGGCAAGTCTTTTGCCCCGTCGTTTTCCTTTTCGCTTTTAAAGAAATGGGTTCTTgtcaaaatcttttctttttttttcggttgaaTTGTGGGCACCTCGCCGTGACTTCATCGACCCATGTCGAAAGGGTTTGATTTTTCAACCGATAACAGAAAAAGAACTGTTTCTTCCGCGTGTATTCCTTCGATGTATCGTTAAAcagggtgtgtgtgtgtgtacgtGAATACAGGGGTACTGTTGGGAGTTTCTGTGGCTGCAATTTCTTGTGGGTTTCGCGAAAGGGGTGTTCTTTCCAGGAGCTTCGGACGGGAGGGGGGTGTTTCTGAGTTTTCTTGGAAGACCCTGATCCAATCTTTGACGTAATTGCGTGTGCTTCGAGAAAGGGTCTCGCTCGCATTGAATCTGGGGTTTCGCTTTGCGCGTGGCATCGTCGGCTCCATTCGTTTGCGATTGGTGGCGGTGCTGGTATTTTAGGAGAAGGGGGCAATGTTTGGGGCTCCTTCAAGCTGATTTGTTGTGGGGTTTTGGTTGTTTGGGAATTTGagcatttcattttgttttgcttgACGGCGATGTGGTCCCTTGGAGTGGCGTTTATCTGGGGGTTTTCCGATTGAAAGTTAAATTAGAGATTCCCAGGTGCGGATTCGTTGTCGGGTTTGTGTTCTTGTGCATGATagtgtgattgattgagagtTTGGGTGGAAGAGCAGAAGGTGGGGGTTTTGTTTGGAAGCTTTGATTGTTGGGTAGTTCTGATTTCGAGAGAGTGTTGGCGAATTTTGAGATGGACGAATCGCCGAGTGGCTCGAATTCTCTGCCGCCTTTCCTGTTGAAGACGTACGAGATGGTCGATGCTGCCTCCACCGACCCGGTGGTTTCGTGGAGTCAAAGCAGCAAGAGCTTTGTTGTGTGGAATCCACCAGAGTTTGCACGGGATTTGCTGCCGAAATACTTCAAGCACAACAATTTTTCCAGCTTTATTAGACAGCTAAACACATATGTGAGCTGAGACCTTTCTACTTGCGCTTCTGCTTGCTCTCTGTCTTCTGATGTGATTTGGCTTTCTAGGAAGTGATCATGCAAACGTATAACTTGCGATAAATGTACATTTCACTTTTGGACAGGGTTTTAGGAAAATTGACCCAGAACGATGGGAATTTGCGAACGACGATTTCGTAAGAGGTCAGCCGCAGCTTCTGAAGAACATCCATCGGCGGAAACCAGTCCACAGCCATTCCCTTCAGAATCTCCAAAATCAGGGAAGTTCTTCTCCTTTAACTGATGCAGAGAGACAAGGACTGAAGGAAGAGGTAGAAAGGCTTAAAGGCGACAAGGAATCTCTTCAGTTGGAGCTACAGGTGcatgaagaagagaggaaaggcTTTGAAGTGCAGATGCAGAATTTGAAGGCACGGCTTTTGAAAATGGAAGATCGACAGAAGAATATGGTGTCTAACTTGGGTAATGTTCTGCAGAAACCTGGTCTTGCCCTTAATATGTTGATTGAGTCGGAGTTTAATGATAAGAAGAGGAGATTGCCTCGAATTGGTTACTACCATGATGAGGGACATGGTGAAGACAATCATGCTGGGACTCCCCAAACTTTGACAAGAGAAAACATTGATGGAGCTTCATCCTTACCATCGATATTGGATTTATATGAACAATTGGAATCATCGCTCACAATCTGGGAATACATTGCGCATGATTGTGAAAACTTTGGTCAGCGCAACTCAACCCTAGACTTCGATGAGACTACTAGTTGTGCTGATAGCCCTGCTATATCCTGCATTCAGTTTAATATTGATGCACGGCCTAGATCACCCACAATTGACATGAATTCTGAGCCCACTGCTGCTACTGTTTTTGAGCCTGCCGTGGTTACTACTTCCGAGCCAGCTTTGACCATTGCTTCCGAGCCAGCTTTGACCGTTGCTTCTGAGCCAGTTTCCTCTAAAGAACAAGCTGTAGCCACAGCTCCTAATGTGCCAGCAGGGGTTAACGATGTCTTCTGGGAGCAATTCTTGACGGAGAATCCTGGTTCCTCCGATGTTCAGGAAGTTCAGTCAGAAAGAAAGGATACTGATGGTAGAAGGAATGAGAGCAAACCCGCTGATCACAGCAGGTTTTGGTGGAATGCAAAGACCGTAAATAACCTAAGAGGACAATTGGGGCATCTTACCCCAGCAGAAAGCACTTGAAGTTGGTCGATTGTTTTTGGGTATTTTGATGGCTCGGCCAGGGCATTGTAATATAATAGGTATGGGACGGTGGGTCTTGAAATAAATAGGTAATACATGCTTAGGGTGGCTAGCTTACTGCAATAACATTGATGAGATCTCTTTGATTCTTGTCCATTGAGTTTTGTAGCATTTTGTATTGTTCCAGTTAACATAGTTATATGATGGTTGTGATATCCCATACAGTGTTACATGACAATGGTACTGACTGTCATCATGCATCTTTTGAGGAGTTACTGATGATTTCTTGTTTGTTTGCTTTACTTGAAATAATgttctccccccccccccctctcaTATGCAGGTGCTTACTTTGCATATGAATCTTAAGTAGAAGGCAAATACTCTTGCAGTCGTAGATTGTGTCAAGGGCTCTGCAGATCACACACACACCTGTGGTTTTATTGCTGCCTGTTATCATTACTCAGCTGGATTCGTCGCTATAAGCTGAGAGATTATGTTTGCCTATCCAATATGATGGTCTTTGTCCTGCCCAAAAATAGCTAAACAGGGAATTGGACATTAGAGAAGAGTGAGAATTAGAAGGAACCTTCTCGctccattttctttctccttttggttACTGGCCTTGGTTAGATTTTATGCCAATATGTGATTAGTCTAATGCTCAAATGCAGACATGCATTCCTGGTATTTCATCAGGAAATTTAGGATCATGATCGTGTTATCAGTGCTCAGGGgaaaactttctctctctctctctctctctgtgcgtgGGTGGGTGCGGATGTGCGGATGTGCAGTGTGGATCATGACTGATGCATGTGCACCTATGCTTGCATAGAGAATGGTCTTGAAGTTTCCTttagaatgtgtttctttttcattacatTTCTGCAGCACGTAGTTAGAAAATGCAGACCACTGCGGAGAACGATTGCATGATTTTGGTTCTTGTCAGCTCCGATGTGTCAAGATTCTGGGTGGCAGTCTTCAATCATGTCATCAAGTACACAACCCTTTGGTTGGAGAGATTCGGAGAAAAAGTAAGGGAATTGGAGGGGGTGATTTTCAGCTCATGTTGTCTGGTTTGTTTTAgtggaggaaagagaaaggatTGGAAATTTCCCTCTGAATCCCTTCTGATATGTCCTAGTCAATACTGTTAatccatccttttcttttcccagtgattgatcaatttcttttccttctttcaaaTGAACGCATCCAGCTACAGTGGTGGTGTCCCTATCATCTCGCTTGCAGTTTTTGTTTCATCTTTACAGCTACACCGCTCTCACTTGGTGGGAAAGTTGAGACACAACCAAGTGGTTTGACTTTTGCATTTCGTTTTGGCATTAATGCGCTTTTGTTTACGTTCTGACTTCTCGGTCCCATCCCTCCCATCCCTTTTGTTGCATTTGCACTTTGTGCGGTCTCTTGGAATTTCGGAGAGGCTCGGTGCCCACTAGGAAAGAGGCCAAACACAATCCTGCCTACTTCAGGTGAGATCTGCTCCTGCAACTTCTCACGTTGTGATGAAGATTTATGCCTCGTACGAGCTTCGTGACGAGTGGGTTGCTTTAGGACCTAGTGGAGTAAGGCCGAGATTCCTGATCGTATTGCGTGTGTGGTAGCACGCGACAAAGTTACTCGAATTTTGCTCGACCATAGGATATATTATTTAGCTGACTCTGCCTTATGTCATTATGGATATCTTGCTCAGCATCATCTTCAGCAATTGAACTTTTAGTTCTGGAGTTGATTAGCTCCTGCCCTTGGTATGAACTTTGGAAAAGATGGTGCTACAGATTCGAATTGAAAACATATATGCTATTGTTAAGCTTGGTTTGGCTCGACTCTTCTACTGGGTGAATTTTCCTATGAGATCAATCTGAGCTCGAGCCCCAAATCTtacataaaatcaaatctaaaaaCAGTACTCTTTAATTGTTCATAGCGTTCAATGATGCCTATAAGTAATTCGATATGTAAAAGTTCAATTAATTTGTTAGGTTTTCGAGCTACTCcattagaatatttttaaaCTTGAAGCATGTTAATTAGTTGAACTTGAGAAGGATCAAGTT
Protein-coding regions in this window:
- the LOC120293524 gene encoding heat stress transcription factor A-4c-like, producing MDESPSGSNSLPPFLLKTYEMVDAASTDPVVSWSQSSKSFVVWNPPEFARDLLPKYFKHNNFSSFIRQLNTYGFRKIDPERWEFANDDFVRGQPQLLKNIHRRKPVHSHSLQNLQNQGSSSPLTDAERQGLKEEVERLKGDKESLQLELQVHEEERKGFEVQMQNLKARLLKMEDRQKNMVSNLGNVLQKPGLALNMLIESEFNDKKRRLPRIGYYHDEGHGEDNHAGTPQTLTRENIDGASSLPSILDLYEQLESSLTIWEYIAHDCENFGQRNSTLDFDETTSCADSPAISCIQFNIDARPRSPTIDMNSEPTAATVFEPAVVTTSEPALTIASEPALTVASEPVSSKEQAVATAPNVPAGVNDVFWEQFLTENPGSSDVQEVQSERKDTDGRRNESKPADHSRFWWNAKTVNNLRGQLGHLTPAEST